The following are encoded in a window of Haloarcula laminariae genomic DNA:
- a CDS encoding TATA-box-binding protein, with amino-acid sequence MVDPKETINIENVVASTGIGQELDLQSVAMDLEGADYDPEQFPGLVYRTQDPKSAALIFRSGKIVCTGAKSTDDVHQSLRIVFDKLRELQIQVDDDPEIVVQNIVTSADLGRNLNLNAIAIGLGLENIEYEPEQFPGLVYRLDEPDVVALLFGSGKLVITGGKKPDDAKEAVDKIVSRLEELGLLD; translated from the coding sequence ATGGTTGACCCCAAGGAGACCATCAACATCGAAAACGTCGTCGCCTCGACCGGTATCGGCCAGGAGCTCGACCTACAGAGCGTGGCGATGGACCTCGAGGGTGCCGACTACGACCCTGAGCAGTTCCCCGGACTCGTCTACCGCACGCAGGACCCCAAATCCGCGGCGCTAATCTTCCGTTCGGGCAAAATCGTCTGTACCGGTGCGAAGTCGACGGACGACGTCCACCAGAGCCTGCGCATCGTCTTCGACAAGCTCCGTGAGCTACAGATTCAGGTCGACGACGACCCCGAAATCGTCGTCCAGAACATCGTCACGAGCGCGGACCTGGGTCGGAATCTGAACCTCAACGCCATCGCCATCGGGCTGGGCCTGGAGAACATCGAGTACGAGCCCGAGCAGTTCCCCGGCCTCGTCTATCGACTCGACGAGCCCGACGTGGTCGCCCTGCTCTTCGGTTCGGGCAAACTCGTCATCACCGGCGGCAAGAAGCCCGACGACGCCAAGGAGGCCGTCGACAAGATCGTCTCCCGGCTCGAAGAGCTCGGCCTGCTGGACTGA
- a CDS encoding DUF7473 family protein: protein MLQAGTPSLTGGGVLAVIVTLLLTWLFYAVTLHLAATFFIGETPTQLAAKAALVPAVVSMLLQQWGVASGLVSPSVGVLVVVVATLVADGIAISLSYRLSTSSTAPLVALHLAFAAVLGFALNNIFGLI from the coding sequence ATGCTCCAGGCCGGAACGCCGAGTCTGACGGGCGGCGGCGTCCTCGCAGTCATCGTCACACTCCTGCTGACGTGGCTGTTCTACGCCGTCACCCTCCATCTGGCGGCGACTTTCTTTATCGGGGAGACACCGACACAGCTGGCTGCGAAAGCCGCCCTCGTCCCCGCCGTCGTCTCGATGTTGCTCCAGCAGTGGGGCGTCGCCTCGGGACTGGTCTCGCCCAGCGTCGGCGTGCTCGTGGTCGTCGTCGCCACGCTCGTCGCCGACGGCATCGCTATCAGCCTCTCCTATCGGCTCTCGACGAGTTCGACGGCGCCGCTCGTCGCGCTCCACCTGGCCTTCGCCGCGGTGCTTGGCTTCGCACTGAACAACATCTTCGGGCTCATATAA
- a CDS encoding MFS transporter codes for MDSNDRAIVSFTGLAHALVHTYELSVPIFVVVWLTEFPVTTATLGTAVAVGYGLFGVGALPGGVLADRYGSNTLVTACLVGMGASFLLLSVAPSVPVIAVALGLWGLAASVYHPAGLALISKGVEARGTGFAYHGMAGNAGIALGPLVTALLLLVVDWRVVAALLVLPAVAAVAYARTAEFDETAAVDAAPEPASDGGDSTTGAPDSLAEFLTDSRALFTAGFTLAMLVVIANGLFYRGVLTFLPDVLGDFLPPLGDVVGLFADSPLAAEFDLASYLYVALLTVGIGGQYAGGKLTDRIPTAAGMVAVFAGLAVVAVSFVPAARIGVGPLLAVSAVLGFLLFALQPLYQATIAENSPPGGRGLSYGYTYLCSFGVGAAGAAVSGYLLSTVGVNGTFLGLAVFPALGFGFALALWRLGRRDTGRSA; via the coding sequence ATGGACAGCAACGACCGCGCTATCGTCTCGTTCACCGGGCTGGCCCACGCGCTGGTCCACACCTACGAGCTCTCCGTCCCAATCTTCGTCGTCGTCTGGCTCACCGAGTTCCCCGTGACGACCGCCACGCTGGGCACCGCCGTCGCCGTCGGCTACGGCCTGTTCGGCGTGGGGGCGCTACCCGGCGGCGTGCTGGCGGACCGCTACGGCTCGAACACGCTCGTCACCGCCTGTCTGGTCGGGATGGGCGCCTCGTTCCTGTTGCTCTCCGTCGCGCCCTCGGTCCCGGTCATCGCCGTCGCGCTCGGCCTGTGGGGCCTCGCGGCCAGCGTCTACCACCCGGCCGGGCTGGCGCTCATCTCGAAGGGCGTCGAGGCCCGGGGGACCGGCTTCGCCTACCACGGGATGGCCGGCAACGCCGGCATCGCGCTGGGACCGCTCGTCACCGCCCTGCTCCTGCTGGTGGTCGACTGGCGCGTCGTCGCCGCCCTGCTCGTCCTCCCGGCGGTCGCCGCCGTGGCCTACGCCCGCACCGCCGAGTTCGACGAGACGGCCGCCGTCGACGCGGCCCCGGAACCCGCGAGCGACGGCGGCGACTCGACGACCGGCGCCCCGGACTCGCTCGCGGAGTTTCTGACCGACAGCCGCGCGCTCTTCACCGCGGGCTTTACCCTCGCGATGCTGGTCGTGATAGCCAACGGGCTGTTCTATCGCGGCGTGCTCACCTTCCTCCCGGACGTGCTCGGGGACTTCCTCCCGCCACTGGGCGACGTGGTCGGGCTGTTCGCCGACAGCCCGCTCGCCGCGGAGTTCGACCTCGCCTCGTACCTGTACGTGGCGCTGTTGACCGTCGGTATCGGCGGCCAGTACGCGGGCGGGAAGCTCACCGACCGCATTCCGACGGCCGCCGGGATGGTGGCTGTCTTCGCCGGTCTCGCGGTGGTCGCTGTGTCCTTCGTCCCCGCCGCTCGGATCGGGGTGGGGCCGCTGCTCGCGGTCAGCGCCGTGCTTGGCTTCCTGCTCTTCGCCCTCCAGCCGCTCTATCAGGCGACCATCGCCGAGAACAGCCCGCCGGGCGGCCGGGGGCTCTCCTACGGCTACACCTACCTCTGTTCGTTCGGGGTGGGCGCGGCCGGCGCGGCCGTCTCGGGATATCTGCTGTCGACCGTCGGCGTGAACGGGACCTTCCTCGGGCTCGCGGTGTTCCCCGCGCTCGGGTTCGGCTTCGCGCTGGCGCTGTGGCGGCTGGGCCGGCGCGACACCGGGCGCTCAGCCTGA
- the hisG gene encoding ATP phosphoribosyltransferase, with protein sequence MRIAVPNKGRLHEPAEELLERAGLHIVDGADRQLYADTVDPEVTILYARAADIPEYVSDGAADIGITGLDQVRESEVGDLAELLDLEFGSCRLVLAAPEEGDIETVYDLDGGTVATEFPNIARRYFDDLDVSVELTEVSGATELTPHVDIADAIIDITSTGTTLRMNKLGIIDEVLASSVRLFAREDVADDEKVEQVRMALQSVLSAEGKRYLMMNVPESALSDVKEVLPGMGGPTVMDIAGSDDVAVHAVVDDSHVFETINDLKQVGARDVLVTEIERLVE encoded by the coding sequence ATGCGAATCGCCGTCCCCAACAAGGGTCGCTTGCACGAGCCGGCCGAAGAGTTGCTCGAACGGGCCGGCCTCCACATCGTCGACGGGGCCGACCGTCAACTGTACGCCGACACCGTCGACCCCGAGGTGACGATACTGTACGCCCGCGCCGCCGACATCCCGGAGTACGTCTCGGACGGCGCCGCCGACATCGGCATCACCGGGCTGGACCAGGTCAGGGAGTCCGAGGTCGGCGACCTGGCGGAGCTGCTGGACCTGGAGTTCGGGAGCTGTCGGCTCGTCCTGGCCGCGCCGGAGGAGGGCGACATCGAGACCGTCTACGACCTGGACGGCGGCACCGTCGCCACGGAGTTCCCCAACATCGCCCGGCGCTACTTCGACGACCTCGACGTGTCGGTCGAACTCACCGAGGTCTCCGGCGCGACGGAGCTGACGCCCCACGTCGACATCGCCGACGCCATCATCGACATCACCTCGACGGGGACGACCCTGCGGATGAACAAGCTGGGCATCATCGACGAGGTGCTCGCCTCTTCCGTGCGGCTGTTCGCCCGCGAGGACGTGGCCGACGACGAGAAGGTCGAGCAGGTCCGGATGGCGCTGCAGTCGGTGCTGTCGGCGGAGGGCAAGCGGTACCTGATGATGAACGTCCCCGAGTCGGCGCTGTCGGACGTGAAGGAGGTCCTCCCGGGGATGGGCGGCCCGACGGTGATGGACATCGCCGGCAGCGACGACGTGGCCGTCCACGCCGTCGTCGACGACAGCCACGTCTTCGAGACCATCAACGACCTCAAGCAGGTCGGCGCGCGCGACGTGCTGGTGACCGAAATCGAACGCTTAGTCGAGTGA
- a CDS encoding MFS transporter: MGVTDRVRGVVSDSRAGNPYRLLAAVSAGWFLVLGMRFVVPAVLPTIRAEFGISNTRAGIAVTVLWLTYAAMQFPAGVYIDRVGERTLLVGSALLSGIGLLGYLVAPTYALFVLATAGFGIGTGLYGPPRGTLLSRTFDAREGVAFGTVMAAGSVGSAVLPLAAAVVTTRYGWRAGLAAVAPLFLLVAGALWLSVSDRETATEQRSLWADLRAVVAGLGDRRLALAVGGAMVMLLVFQAVTAFLTTYLVTTHGLTQGTAGAILSGLFVGGAVSQPVAGRLSDRYGSPRVLVGIAVVSAVPLALLPLLSGRAVLSLAAAAIGVRMCSGPLTNAYIVDLLPDAVEGTGWGLLRTGFFSVGATGSTLVGLFADRGLFDLSFYVMAGLTLLAGGLFLLLPRRD; the protein is encoded by the coding sequence ATGGGTGTCACCGACCGAGTTCGTGGCGTCGTCAGCGACTCGCGGGCCGGCAACCCCTACCGCCTGCTCGCGGCCGTCTCCGCCGGGTGGTTCCTCGTGCTGGGGATGCGCTTTGTCGTCCCCGCCGTCCTCCCGACCATCCGCGCGGAGTTCGGCATCTCGAACACGCGGGCCGGCATCGCGGTCACCGTCCTCTGGCTCACCTACGCGGCGATGCAGTTCCCGGCGGGGGTGTACATCGACCGCGTCGGCGAGCGGACGCTGCTGGTCGGGTCGGCGCTGCTGTCCGGCATCGGACTGCTTGGCTATCTGGTCGCGCCGACGTACGCGCTGTTCGTCCTCGCCACCGCCGGCTTCGGCATCGGGACCGGGCTCTACGGGCCGCCCCGCGGGACCCTGCTCTCTCGGACCTTCGACGCCCGCGAGGGGGTCGCCTTCGGGACCGTGATGGCCGCCGGCTCCGTCGGCTCGGCCGTCCTCCCGCTCGCCGCCGCCGTCGTCACGACCCGCTACGGCTGGCGGGCCGGGCTGGCGGCCGTCGCCCCGCTCTTTCTGCTCGTCGCCGGCGCGCTGTGGCTCAGCGTCTCGGACCGGGAGACGGCCACGGAGCAACGGTCGCTGTGGGCCGACCTCCGGGCGGTCGTCGCCGGCCTCGGCGACCGGCGGCTGGCGCTGGCCGTCGGCGGCGCGATGGTGATGTTGCTCGTCTTTCAGGCCGTCACGGCGTTTCTGACGACGTATCTCGTCACTACGCACGGTCTCACGCAGGGGACCGCCGGGGCGATTCTCTCCGGGCTGTTCGTCGGCGGCGCCGTCTCCCAGCCAGTGGCCGGCCGGCTGTCCGACCGCTACGGCTCGCCCAGGGTCCTCGTCGGCATCGCGGTGGTCAGCGCCGTCCCGCTGGCGCTCTTGCCCCTGCTTTCGGGGCGGGCCGTCCTGAGCCTGGCCGCCGCGGCTATCGGCGTCCGGATGTGTTCGGGACCGCTGACCAACGCCTACATCGTCGATTTGCTCCCCGACGCCGTGGAGGGCACCGGCTGGGGGCTTCTGCGAACGGGCTTCTTCTCGGTGGGTGCGACCGGGTCGACGCTCGTGGGCCTCTTTGCCGACCGCGGGCTGTTCGACCTCTCGTTCTACGTGATGGCCGGGCTGACGCTGCTGGCCGGCGGGCTCTTTCTCCTGTTGCCGCGGCGCGACTAG
- a CDS encoding amidohydrolase — protein sequence MTELLVTGGQVLRPDMTVERADVLVDQDRGDIVAVDDPGELSGDDELDAGDGLVVPGLVNAHTHVAMTLLRGYADDKPLDAWLQEDIWPVEAELTAEDVRVGAELGLVEMIRSGTTALSDMYFHVDEIAAAVEDAGLRALLGHTAVTVAKDDEGARADMQASLDTALELDGAAGGRIRTTFQPHSLTTVGEEYLREFVPEAVEAGLPIHLHANETTDEVDPLVDDHGVRPLEYADDVGLMGADTFLAHCVHVDETEIDLLTDTGTGAVHCPASNMKLASGMAPVQELLDAGVTVGLGTDGAASNNDLDMFDEMRDAAMVGKLAADDASAVPAETAVEMATANGADLLGFDSGRIEAGANADLAVVDLDATHLTPAHDLVSHLAYAARGSDVCHTVCDGTVLMRDREVTVLDERAVRERASDHAAALVERAAEEG from the coding sequence ATGACGGAGCTCCTCGTCACCGGCGGCCAGGTCCTCAGACCGGATATGACCGTAGAGCGCGCGGACGTACTCGTCGACCAGGACCGCGGCGACATCGTCGCCGTCGACGACCCCGGAGAACTGTCCGGCGACGACGAACTCGACGCCGGCGACGGCCTCGTCGTCCCCGGGCTGGTCAACGCCCACACCCACGTCGCGATGACCCTGCTTCGGGGCTACGCCGACGACAAGCCGCTCGACGCCTGGCTCCAGGAGGACATCTGGCCCGTCGAGGCCGAACTGACGGCCGAGGACGTCCGCGTCGGCGCGGAACTCGGCCTGGTCGAGATGATTCGGTCGGGGACGACGGCCCTCTCGGACATGTACTTCCACGTCGACGAGATAGCGGCGGCCGTCGAGGACGCGGGCCTGCGGGCCTTGCTGGGCCACACCGCCGTCACCGTCGCCAAGGACGACGAGGGGGCGCGGGCGGACATGCAGGCGAGTCTCGATACGGCGCTGGAACTCGACGGCGCGGCCGGCGGCCGCATCAGGACCACGTTCCAGCCCCACAGCCTGACGACCGTCGGGGAGGAGTACCTCCGGGAGTTCGTCCCGGAGGCCGTCGAGGCCGGTCTGCCCATCCACCTGCACGCCAACGAGACGACCGACGAGGTCGACCCGCTCGTCGACGACCACGGCGTTCGGCCGCTCGAATACGCCGACGACGTGGGGCTCATGGGGGCGGACACCTTCCTCGCCCACTGCGTCCACGTCGACGAGACGGAAATCGACCTGCTGACCGATACCGGGACGGGGGCGGTCCACTGTCCGGCCTCGAACATGAAACTCGCGAGCGGGATGGCGCCGGTTCAGGAGCTGCTCGACGCCGGCGTCACCGTCGGGCTGGGAACCGACGGCGCGGCCTCGAACAACGACCTCGACATGTTCGACGAGATGCGCGACGCCGCGATGGTCGGCAAGCTCGCCGCCGACGACGCGAGCGCCGTCCCCGCCGAGACGGCCGTCGAGATGGCGACCGCAAACGGTGCCGACCTGCTCGGCTTCGACTCGGGGCGCATCGAGGCCGGCGCGAACGCCGACCTCGCGGTCGTCGACCTCGACGCCACGCACCTGACGCCGGCCCACGACCTCGTCTCGCATCTGGCCTACGCCGCCCGCGGCAGCGACGTGTGCCACACGGTGTGTGACGGCACCGTGCTCATGCGGGACCGCGAGGTCACCGTCCTCGACGAGCGGGCGGTCCGCGAGCGGGCGAGCGACCACGCCGCGGCGCTGGTCGAGCGGGCGGCCGAGGAAGGTTAA